The Desulfonatronovibrio magnus DNA segment CTTCCAGTCACGTTCCAGATAATATACTTCTGTAATCTCACTGATAAAATCTGTCTGGGGGCGTATATGGTTGTCTCTTATGTTTTTGCACTCAGGAAAAGCATTAAATACCTTAAGCATATAATCCTGAATAAAACGCATAGCTATACTCTCAGTTGGATTGGATACTGAGCTTTGTTCACAAGCAAGGGTAAAGGCATACCTGATTTCAGAAACAAATCTGCTCCAAGGGTGTCTGACAATGCAGAAGCCGGAGGTAAAGTCACCCCATTGTCTGTAAGTTGAGACTACAGAGTGCTGCACGCTGGATTCATTGGATAACGGTCCCTCGATCTGACATTGCAGTATATTGAATTTCTCCTTTAGATCTAAGCCGATACCTGCTGATTCCTGAAGGCCCAGATTGGAAATTAGCCAGCCATCATCCAGAAACCAGAGGTATACTGAAGAACCTGCTGCTTTCGGGATATGGGCAAACATAACCCTATGCGGATGTTTATACAGTATTGGCATTTTTTTTAACAATAATGGTTTTGATATCGTTTACCCAGCAATGTTTATTAGCGGGCAGATTCAGTTTCTTCTGTTTGACGGGAAGGTCCTTGACCACATCTATGACTTCGAATTCTCCCTGGCCGCACTCATTAATCAACATGACCAGTTCGTCCAATGTCGCCCCAAAAGGATCAGCAAGGTTTGCATGGTCAGGCATATGTTGCTGTGAATGATCCAGAAGCATTATGCCCCCAGGTCTTAAGCATCTTGCCCATTGCTTGAAACATTTATGCGGGTCGTAAGAATGATCCCATGAGTTGCTGTATATAAAATCTACGCTATTTAACCACTCGTCTTTAACTTCATGAAAATCCCATTGGATGGTGTTTTCAATTGTTTCCGCTCCGTCACCAATCTTGGTCCCCAGAACTTCGCACTGCAACTCTTGAGCGAACCATTTCTGCTCCATACCTGTCCTGGTGCCGTGGCAGAGTCCAAATTGCACTTCCCCAGCTATGTCCATAATCTTGCGGGCCAAATGTCTGATATTGCTTTCATCAACCCAAACAACATCTTTTTTGTTCTTGTTTGTAGCTTTCTGTATCCTTACATACTTGTCATAGTCAAAGCTGCCATCGTCTTTTACAAAACGCTCCAGCTTACCGTAAGCTACTGGGCTTATTTTTTTTTCAAAAACAACAAAATTTCTATCAGTCAGTTCTGAGTTCATCTTAAAGCCAAGGGATTCAATATCTTTGATAGCCTTCTGCACCCCTTTTTCACCAATTAAATG contains these protein-coding regions:
- a CDS encoding sulfotransferase family 2 domain-containing protein, whose translation is MFAHIPKAAGSSVYLWFLDDGWLISNLGLQESAGIGLDLKEKFNILQCQIEGPLSNESSVQHSVVSTYRQWGDFTSGFCIVRHPWSRFVSEIRYAFTLACEQSSVSNPTESIAMRFIQDYMLKVFNAFPECKNIRDNHIRPQTDFISEITEVYYLERDWKEQLQAKYDLKGLPPTANKTVLPFDFEPLLDDNIRNMVLDFYHEDFELLDYEKTIPK